The Deltaproteobacteria bacterium HGW-Deltaproteobacteria-4 genome segment AATGACTCACGGATCTTCACCTTGGCGACTTCCCAGTCGTCGATCCGGGATTTGCCTTCCTTCACAGCGGCTGCCCGTTCGGCAAGTACCTCACGATGCCATTCCGGGACGGCAACGTCCTGCACATGGTGACAGAGGTCATCCCACAGAGTCTCCATCGTTTCAAGCTTATCGGCAAGGCTCATTTCGTCGAGCTTCAGAGCTACACCCATGATTAGACTCCTTTCTTCCGGCGACATGACCGCCGCCTCTCAACCTGCCCACTAAAAATAATTTTGACGGTTGAAGGATGAATTATGAAATAGAACTCCCTGCCCCATACCACATTACAAGGTGTCATTTTGTACCGTATTCACGACAGGAAGGCAATGATCAGAATCCAGAACTCGCTTTCTGCCTGACGTTGCGCCGTTGCGCCGTCGCGTGAAACCGCTCTTGATCCTTCAGGCACCAAATCGCCTCACGCAACGCCGCCCCAAAAGTAGGCGCTTCTAAGCGACGACGCAACGTAAACACCTCAAGCCATCTTCTTCCGTC includes the following:
- a CDS encoding addiction module antitoxin RelB is translated as MGVALKLDEMSLADKLETMETLWDDLCHHVQDVAVPEWHREVLAERAAAVKEGKSRIDDWEVAKVKIRESLK